CTGGATATCTGCGCGCTGGAAGAGATCAATATCCTCGGTTCGCGCATCATCAATGGCCCGAAAGGCGACATCGCGATTTTCCGCACCAGCGACGACGAGGTGTTCGCCCTCGATGACCGTTGCCCGCACAAGGGTGGCCCGCTGTCCCAAGGGTTGGTCTACGGCAAGCGCGTCGCCTGCCCGTTGCACAACTGGCAGATCGACCTGGAGAGCGGCCAGGCCCAGGCCCCCGACGTGGGCTGCGCCCATCATCATTCGGCGCGGGTCGAGAACGGCCGGGTCATGCTCGCCCTGCGGGACGCAAGCTGATGAACCGCCAGATCACTGCCTCGACCTGCTGTTATTGCGGGGTCGGTTGCGGCGTCCTGATCGAGCATGACGGCGAGCGCATCCTTGGCGTCAGCGGCGATCCCGCCCATCCGGCCAACTTCGGCAAACTGTGCAGCAAGGGCTCGACCCTGCACCTGACCGGCGACCTCGCCGCGCGCGCCCTGTATCCCGAGCTACGCCTGGGTAAAAGCCTGGCCAGGGGCCGCACCGACTGGGACAGCGCCCTGGATCACGCCGCCAGCGTCTTCGCCGACACGATCGCCGAGCACGGCCCCGACAGCGTGGCGTTCTACATCTCCGGCCAATTGCTGACCGAGGATTACTACGCCTTCAACAAACTTGCCCGGGCATTGGTGGGCACCAACAACATCGACAGTAATTCGCGGCTGTGCATGTCCTCCGCCGTGGTGGGCTACAAGCGCAGCCTCGGTGCCGACGCCCCACCCTGCAGCTACGAAGACCTGGAGCTGAGCGACTGCGTGATGATTGTCGGCAGCAACATGGCCTACGCCCACCCGATCCTGTTTCGCCGCCTGGAAGAGGCCAAATCCCGCCGGCCGCAGATGAAAATCATCGTCATCGATCCCCGGCGCACCGACACCTGCGACCTGGCCGACCTGCACCTGGCGATTCTGCCGGGCACCGACGTGGCCTTGTTTCATGGGATTTTGCACTTGCTGCTGTGGGAAGACTGGGTCGACCGCAGCTTCATCAAGGCCCATACCGAAGGCCTGGCGGACCTGAAGAATCTGGTGCGCGACTACACGCCGACCATGGTCGCTCAACTGTGCGGCATCAGCGTCGAGCAACTGCACCAGTGCGCCGAATGGGTCGGCACCTCCCCGAGTTTCCTGTCGTTGTGGTGCATGGGCTTGAACCAGTCCACCGCCGGCAGCGCAAAAAACAGCGCGCTGATCAATTTGCACCTGGCCACCGGCCAAATTGGCCGGCCGGGTGCGGGACCGTTCTCGTTGACTGGCCAGCCTAACGCAATGGGCGGCAGGGAAACCGGCAGTCTGTCCAACCTGCTGCCGGGCCATCGCGAAGCGGGCAATCCTGAGCATCGCGCCGAAGTCGCCAGCTATTGGGGCGTGGAACAACTGCCCAGCACTCCGGGGCTGAGCGCCATTGAGCTCTTCGAACAGGTGCGCAGCGGCAAGATCAAGGCCCTGTGGATCGCCTGCACCAACCCGGCCCAATCGATGCCGGACCAGACCGCCGTGCGCGAAGCCCTGCAAACCTGCCCGTTCGTGGTGTTGCAGGAAGCCTTCCGAACTACCGAGACCGCCGCGTTTGCCGACCTGTTGCTGCCGGCGGCCAGTTGGGGCGAAAAGGAAGGCTCGGTGACCAATTCCGAACGGCGTATTTCCCACGTTCGCCGGGCAATAAATGCACCGGGCGAAGCACGTCCGGACTGGGCCATCACCGTGGATTTCGCACAGCGCCTGGAAAAACGCCTGCGCCCGAACCTACCCAGCCTGTTCGCCTTCGACGCCCCGGCCCAACTGTTCGATGAATACAAACAACTGACCCGCGGCCGCGACCTGGACCTGTCCGGCATCAGCCATGCGTTGATCGATCAACTTGGCCCACAACAATGGCCTTTCCCGGAAGGCGCCACGGTTGGAACGGCGCGTTTGTATGTGGACGGGATTTTTCCTACCGACAGTGGCCGTGCCCGGTTTATGGCCGAACCCTATCGCGCCGCCAAGGAGCTACGTGACGCACGCTACCCGCTGACCCTGAACACCGGTCGTCTGCGGGACCAATGGCACGGCATGAGCCGCACCGGCACCGCTGCGCAATTGTTTGGGCATGTGAACGAAGCCGTGCTCAGCCTGCATCCGGACGAACTGAATCGCCATCGTCTGCGAGCCGGCGATCTGGTCAGCCTGAAAAGCCGTCGCGGCAGCGTGATCGTGGCAGTGGACAGTGACGAGAGCGTTCGCCCTGGCCAAGCCTTCCTGCCCATGCATTGGGGCGACCGGTTTCTCAAGGGCGGCGTAAATACCCTGACTCAACCGGCTTTCGACCCGTTGTCGAAACAGCCGGAACTCAAGCACAGCGGCGTGCGCCTGGAACCGGTGAACCTGCCTTGGCAACTTTTCGCCTTGGTCGAGGGCGATGTTCAGCAGCATCTGGAGACGCTGCGTCCGCTGTGTGAGGCGTTTGCCTACGTCAGCCTGAGCCTGACTGGACGCGAACGCCCCGCGCTGCTGATCCGCGCTGCCAGCGCCGTTGCGCCAGAACCGCAACTGCTACAGGCGATCGACGAACAACTGGGGCTGATCGACGGGCCGGTGCTGGCCTATGACGATCCGCGTCGCTCCATCGGTAAACGGGTACGGATCGAAAATGGTCGTATCACTGCCATTCGCCTGGCCGGCGAAACCCTGGCCCGGCACTGGCTGCAGAACCTGTGGCTGGAAGGCCGTGCCGATGAGCAACTGCGCCGTTGGTTACTGGCACCGCTGAGCGCGCCGCCGGGCAACGTCGGCGCTACCGTGGGCGGTGGCAAGACGCTCTGCAATTGCATGAACGTCAGCCAACGCGCCATCTGCGCCGGCATCGAGCGTGGCTTGGACTTGCAGGGATTGAAAAAAGAACTGGGTTGCGGCACGCAATGCGGTTCCTGCGTACCTGAAATCAAGCGCCTGCTGGTTGCCACCGCGCAACCGGTGGCCGCGATCTCGTGAGGAAAACACTATGAACGCAAAAGTCTGGCTGGTGGGTGCAGGTCCTGGCGACCCTGAATTGCTGACCCTCAAAGCCGTGCGCGCCTTGGGCGAGGCGGATGTGGTGTTGATCGACGATCTGGTCAACGTCGCGGTGCTGGAGCATTGCCCCGCTGCACGCGTCATCGCCGTGGGCAAGCGCGGCGGCTGCCGGTCCACGCCACAGGCATTCATTCACCGGCTGATGTTGCGTTATGCCCGCCAAGGCAAATGCGTGGTGCGCCTCAAGGGCGGCGATCCGTGCATCTTCGGTCGCGGCGGTGAAGAGGCGCAGTGGTTGCGCGAGCATGGGGTCGAAGTGGAATTGGTCAACGGCATCACCGCCGGCCTCGCGGGCGCCACCCAATGCGATATTTCACTGACCCTGCGCGGAATCGCCCGGGGCGTGACCCTGGTCACGGCCCACACTCAGGACGGCAGCAGCCTGAACTGGCAAGCCCTGGCGCAAAGCGGGACCACCCTGGTGGTGTACATGGGCGTGGCGAAACTGAGCGAGATCCGCGAGCAGTTGTTGGCCGGTGGCCTGGCGGCGGACACGCCCGTGGCCATGATCGAAAACGCCTCCCTGCCCCACCAGCGCGACTGCCGCAGCGACCTGGCCTCGATGGAAGCCGATGCCAGCGCGTTTCAACTCAAGAGCCCGGCGATCCTGGTGATTGGCGCGGTGGCCGGCGCTGCTGAACTGCCCGCCTCGCAGCGTGCCTGGGCGCGGGCGTCAGCCCTCTGACAGACAACCCCTACCATGTGGGAGCGAGCTTGCTCGCGATGGCAATGTATCAGCAACCTGAAGGGTGACTGACACACCTCAATCGCGAGCAGGCTCCCACAATGAGATTGAAGTACAGCCGCCGGAGATAGGTCGGCTGTCAGGCCGCCTTCGCGAGCAAGCCCGCTCCACAATGAGATCGAGCACGACCGGGAAAGCCAGGTCGGCTGTTAGGCCGCCTCGCTTTTGATTTTGATCTGGGGCGCCCCGTTAACCACGATGGCCGAACGCAGGTATTGTGGAGTGGGCATCTCGGCATGGATGCCGGGATAGCCGCGCTGGGCCATGGATGGCCCTTCGCGGCGGGCCCACGGAGCAATGCCGGAGTGAGGGCATGCCGAGCCTAAGCGAGGCACCGAGTGGTGGGGCAAGCCTTTTTTGCTTACTTTTTTTGGCGTCTGAAAAAAAGTGAGCCGCCGTAAGGGCGGAACCCTAAGTAGCCGTTACCGCAGCAATGGATATGTACCCAGTCAACAACCCCCCGGCCGACTGTCAAACCGCCATCGCGAGCAAGCTCGCTCCCACAGGTCTCGTGCTTTCCCAGCCCCCTGATTTCCATAAATCCCACGCAAAGAAAAGCCCGGCCTAGGCCGGGCTTTTCCAAAGCTGTGGGCTAATTACTTAGCTTGGGCTTCAACCTGCGCTTCTACGCGACGGTTAACTGCACGACCAGCTTCAGTGGCGTTGTCAGCAACTGGGCGGGATTCGCCGTAGCCAACAGACTGAACGCGGGACGATTCAACACCGTACTGGTTGGTCAGAACTTGCTTAACGGCGTTTGCACGACGCTCAGACAGCTTCTGGTTGTAAGCGTCAGGACCGACGGAGTCAGTGTGACCTTCAACAGTGGTGCTGGTGGATGGGTACTGCTTCATGAAATCAGCCAGGTTCTTGATGTCGCCGTAGCTGTTTTCTTTAACGACCGACTTGTCGAAGTCGAACTTGACGTCCAGCTCAACACGTACGACTTCAGCAACAGCTGGGCAGCCATCAGCGTCAACGGTTACGTTGGCTGGGGTGTCAGGGCACTTGTCGACGTTGTCGCACACGCCATCGTTGTCGCTGTCGGAGCAGACTTCAGCTGGCGCTGGAACTGGAGCAGCAGCAGGCTTGGAGCCGCCACCGAAGTTCACACCGATACCGACGCTTGGCGCCCACTCGGTGTCGCCCTGGTCGATGTTGTACTGAGCTTCAACGCCGGCACGGGCGTAGAAGTTGTCAGTGAAATACAGCTTGGCGCCGCCACCAACGTTGGCGAAGGTAGAACGGTTACGACCGTTGCTGCCATTCTGGTCGATGCTCTGGTCCGAGAAACCGGCAGAGACGTATGGACGCAGCATGTCGCCTGGGTTGTTGAAGTGGTACAGAGCGTCCAGAGCGGTGTTGGCGCCCTTGACGTTAGTGCCATCGTCGGTACGTGCGTTGTGCACTTCGTCGTAGGCCAGACGCAGTTCAACGTCGTCGGTCAGGAAGTAACCGACCGAACCGCCGAACAGGTTGCCGTTGTTCTTGAAGTCACGAGCGCTGTCGAACATTTCTTTCTTGGCGAAGCCTTCGATTTCAACTGCGCCTTGGCCTTGTGCCAGAGCGCCGAACGAAGTGGCAGCAATCAAAGAACCAATGGCAAAGCCCAAGGTGTTTTTCAGTTTCATCCGTTAAATCCCCATCTGGTGATTGTGAAGCAGTCCCGCAAACCGGGGGACAACTCGGCGGCAAGTCTATCAGAACTTGCCTACACGTAAGAGATATTTGCGCCGAACTAAGTTTCAGCAATGCCCGCAAATTTCTCACGTAGCTTATCGAGAGCGCGCTTGTAACGCATTTTTGTCGCACTCAAACCCATATGCATTATGTCTGCGATCTCCTGGAATTCCAGTTCTGCGACAAATCGTAGCACCAGAATTTCCCGATCGATCGGGTTCACATAAACCAGCCAGCGATCGAGTCCACCTTTTTCCTCGGGCTTGGGCGCCTTTTCTTCGGACGCTTCCTCGAGAGGGTCAAGGCTCAATGCATCCATCAAGCGACGCTTTCGCCGTTCCTTGCGATACTGCGTGATGCATTCGTTGTAAGTGATGCTGTATAGCCAAGTCTTGAACTTCGATTTCCCCTCGAAGTTCTTCAGGCCGTACAGCACCTTCAACATCACCTCCTGACAGACATCGTCAGCGTCGCGATCGTTCCCAAGATATCGTGCACAAACGTTAAATAATGTCCGCTGGTAGCGGCGCATCAACTCTTCGTAGGCCCGCGTAACGTGAAACAGCTCCGTATGCGCGCGCGCGACCAACTCCTCATCAGAGAGATCACGGGGGTCGTAGCGCGTGGATAGCGATTGGGGTTTGTTCAAAACAAGTCGGGCCGACAGTCTAGGTCAATGTGCGCCGCACCCTGCGGTGGCAGGCATTTCGCGGCGGCATACATTAGCAGGGTTTGCCGGGTTAGCGGCTACTCACATGCTGTTCCAGCAGGATCCGATTGGAAAGCGACACCAGCTCGCCCTCTTCGGTCAGCAATGTGGTTTTCACCGTGCCGATCTCTTCGATCTGGCCTTCGACCTCGCCAACACGCACTTGTTGTCCAACCTCATACAGCTCACGCACATAGATTCCCGCAAGAATCTGACCGGCGATTTCCCGGCTTCCCAACCCCATCGCCAGCGCAACCGCCAGACCAACGGTAATCAAGACAATCACGATCACATGGTTGAGCAGGTCAGTCTTGACCTCCAACTGGCTGATCGCGACCGAAATACTGATGATGATGACAAGCCCTTGGGCGATTCGCCCAAGTCCCGAAGCGTAGTCCAGTCCAACGCCCTCGGCGGCGCCGCGTACCAGCCCGTTGGCCAGTTGCGCCAACAGGACGCCCACCAGCAACACCAACGCCGCGCCAAACACCTTCGGCAAATACAGCGCAAGCATGTCGAGCGTAGCTGAAACGCGCTCCAGGCCCAGGGATTCAGCCGCCGACACAAGAAATATAAGCAGCACGAACCAATAGACGATCTTGCCCACCAGCGTCGAGATCGGCACCTGGATGCCGCCGCGAGACAACAGTTTGGTCAGGCCGGTGCCGCCCATCAGGCGGTCGAGGCCCAATTTGGCGAGCAGCTTGGAAAGCAGCGTGTCCAGCAGCTTGGCCACGACGAACCCCAGCAACAGCACCACCAGGGCGCCAAAAAGGTTGGGGATAAAATTAGCTATCTTGGTCCACAACGCAGTCATTGCCGTGACGAGGCTCTGGGTCCAGAGATCAAGTTCCATATTCAATCAGCCTTATCAGCGGTGCGAGTAACAGGTTTGCGACGGGAAACCGGCGAGACATGGGCCGACCCGTTGTTCAACGCGATCATCAGCGCGGGCAACCAACGGCCCAGCAGGCTGAACAGATCGCCGGCGCCGACCTGGCGGTTGGCGGTTTTCAGTACACGCCCCAGGCATGCATCGTCGTCCCGGCTGGACGGCGAGGCCTTGAGCATGTCGCGCAGAGACTGTTCGAACGGATCGTGCATACGCACCTCTCGTGATGTCTGTGGAAGACGCGACCAGATTTCGTCGGGTCACATGAAAGCCCATCACACCCAACGCAAACGGCGGAATAACCACCATTGCCCCAAGGCCACGCACGCCATCAGCAGGCAGGCGACCAGGAATCCGTAAGGGCTGTCGGACAAGGGAATGCCGCCGACATTGATACCCAGCAGGCCGGTGAGAAAACTCATCGGCAGGAAGATCCCGGTAATGATGCCGAAGCGGTACATGGTGCGGTTCATGCGCACCGAAAGACGCCGGTCCTCGGCCTCCAGCACAAGCCCCACGCGCTCTCGGGTCAATTCCAGCTCTTCGAGGTAGCGCGTCAGGCTGTTGTTCAATTCATTCCAATAGTCGCCATCGTCCTCGACGAACCAAGGCAACTTGATCCGCGACATCTGGCCGAAGATGTCCCGCTGTGGCGCCAGGAATCGCTTCAGTCCGGCGGCCCTGCGACGGATGTGCAAAATGGCGTCGTGCTCGGGTGTATACCGTTCGTCGGTATCGAGTTTTTCTTCCTCGCTGTCGACGATTTCAGACAGGCACGTCACCAGGTCCTGCACTTTATTGGTCAGGTATTGCGCCATATAAAGGATGAGTTCCGACGCGGTCTTCGGACCCTTGCCTTCAACCAGCTCCGCCAGCAGCTCATCGGTGGCGCGCAGTGGGCGCAACCGCAGGGAGATCACACGCTGGGCCGAGGCAAAGATGCGCACCGACACCATGTCTTCAGGCTCGGCACCCGGATTGAGGTTGATCCCGCGAAGAAACAGCAGCAATTCGGCATTGGGCAGGGGCAACAAGCGTGGCCGGGTGTTCTCTTCCAGCAACAGATCGCAGTTGAATTCACTCAAGCCACTGGATTTGCGCAACCACGTATGGGTTTGTGGATGGCTGCGATCCCAGTGCAGCCACAGGCTTTCATGGGCCTGCAACTGCAAATCGTCAAGTTCGGTCCGGGCTATCGAACGCGCGCCGCCTTTACCATCCAGCACCAGGGCATGAACCAGCCCCCATTGCGCGTTTTCTTCCTCGAACATCCTCATCCCTTATGGCTATTTCGTTTCATTCAGGCATTTTCAGTGGGCTTGGCGAGACGATCACGCCGTTGTTGTCCGCATAGACATACTCGCCCGGACGAAAGGTCACGCCGGCGAAGGTCACGGCAACATTGAGATCGCCGATGCCGCGCTTGTCGGTTTTCATCGGATGACTGGCCAGGGCCTGGACGCCCAGGTCGGTCTGGGCAATGACGTCGACGTCGCGGATGCAACCGTAGATCACCAAGCCTTCCCAGCCGTTCTTCGCGGCTTTTTCCGCGAGCATGTCGCCCAGCAGGGCCCGACGCAGGGAACCGCCGCCATCCACGACCAGCACTTTCCCATTGCCCTTGAGTTCAACCTGCTCCTTGACCAGCGAGTTGTCTTCGAAGCACTTGATGGTCACGATTTCGCCGCCGAACGAATCGCGGCCACCGAAATTGCTGAACATCGGCTCCAATACTTGCACCAGGTCCGGATAGGCATCGCACAGGTCGGGCGTGAGGTAATGGTTCATCGAACAACTCCTGCAGGGCTTGAACGTCTGGCTGAATGAACAACCGTTTGTGACCGGAACAACGTAGCGCGTCATATCTTAGCCGCTAGCCGACCAGAGCGAAATGCCCCTGTCCAGGGCCTTCGCGTTAAACAGCTTCGGCCAATCCGGACGGTTCCGCCAACAGCGGCGCGCATTGATTTTCCAGCCAGCGCGCCACCAGCGGCCAGACCTCGGCGTGCGCGGCTTTGCTGACGAGCATTTGAACATGGCCAAAATCGTCGCTGAAGCCCTGCTCCCGGCCGAGACAGACGAACTGTTTGTACCCGGAACCGATCTGCTCGAACAACTTACGACAGGCCCAGGTCGGGTCCTGACGATCGCCGGCGGCACTCACCGCCAGCACCGGCACTTGCACATCGGCCAGGCCTGCCCACCAGTTTTTTTCGGCATCGCCGAAACGCCCGAACAGCCCATACCAGCGCATGCTCTCCAGGGCCAGCCCGATGGGCTCGTCCTCCGGGCCGCGCTTGAGCCTTGAGCCAGACAGTTGCGCAAACCGCTTGAGGATGAATCTTCCGCTCCACTCCACCGGCGGAATTTTCAGCGGCCAATAGGTGCGGCTGACCTGAGTACCGAAAAACGCCGCCGACGCCACGGCGGGCTCGCCCAGATAATGCCCGCCCAAGGCTGCCGCCAAGGTAATGCCACCCAGGGAATGACCGATCCAATGGGGCACCTGGCCGCTTTGCTCACGCACAAAGGCGCCGATGGCCGGCAAGTCGTAACGGGCATAGTCGGCGACGCGGTTGTTGCGGTAGCCCCGGTTGCGTTGGGACAGCCCATGACCGCGCATCTCGGGAATCCAGACATCAAACCCACGCCGCACCAGATACGCCCCAAGCCCAAGGCCCTTGGGCGAATACCAGAAGCGCCGGTTGGAAAAGCTGCCGTGCAGCAGGATCACCGGGACGCCACGGCGTTCGCCGGCATCCGCCATGCCCAGGCGGGTGACGGCCAGTTCGACGCTGTAGTCCGGGCTGTTGCCGGGTTTCAAGCGATAGACATCTTCGCTCAGATCACCACGCCGCTCGGCGCTGATCAGGGCGACAGGAAATAAGTTGCTGCTGCTTTGCATGATGCTCTTGCACAAAAAAGGCGGATTCCGTGCGGAGCCCGCCCTGCTTCAATCAAAAGGGGCCAACGGGGCCCCTTCACTCAATCAGACCGCAGCCTGACCCTCAGCCAGGAAGAACCAGGTTTCCAGTACGGAGTCCGGGTTCAGCGAAACGCTTTCGATGCCCTGCTCCATCAGCCACTTGGCCAGGTCAGGGTGGTCCGAAGGGCCTTGGCCGCAGATACCAATGTACTTGCCGGCCTTGTTACAGGCGGCGATGGCATTGGCCAGCAACTTCTTCACCGCCGGGTTCCGCTCGTCGAACAGGTGGGCGATGATCCCGGAGTCGCGATCCAGGCCCAGGGTCAACTGGGTCAGGTCGTTGGAGCCGATGGAGAAACCGTCGAAGAATTCGAGGAATTCTTCAGCCAGGATCGCGTTGGACGGCAGTTCGCACATCATGATCACGCGAAGGCCGTTTTCGCCACGGGCCAGGCCGTTTTCCGCCAGCAGGTCGACCACTTGGCTCGCTTCGCCGAGGGTGCGCACGAACGGCACCATGATCTCGACGTTGGTCAGGCCCATCTCGTTGCGCACGCGCTTGAGGGCGCGGCACTCGAGCTCGAAGCAGTCACGGAAAGATTCGCTGATATAGCGCGAAGCGCCACGAAAGCCCAGCATCGGGTTTTCTTCTTCCGGCTCGTAGAGCTTGCCGCCGATCAGGTTGGCGTATTCGTTGGACTTGAAGTCCGACAGGCGCACGATGACCTTTTTCGGGTAGAACGCCGCTGCCAGGGTACTGATGCCTTCCACCAGCTTCTCGACATAGAAACCGACCGGGTCGTTGTAGCCGGCGATACGCTTGTCGACGCTGTCCTTGATTTCCTGAGGCAGGCCGTCGTAGTTCAGCAGTGCCTTGGGGTGCACGCCGATCATGCGGTTGATGATGAATTCGAGGCGGGCCAGGCCCACGCCGGCATTCGGCAACTGCGCGAAGTCGAAAGCGCGGTCCGGGTTGCCGACGTTCATCATGATCTTGAACGGCAGCTCCGGCATCGCGTCCACGGAGTTTTTCTTGATGTCGAAGCCCAGTTCGCCTTCGAAAATGTAGCCGGTATCGCCTTCGGCGCAGGAAACGGTCACGCCCTGGCCGTCCTTGAGCAATTGGGTGGCGTTGCCGCAACCCACCACTGCCGGGATCCCCAGTTCACGGGCAATGATTGCCGCGTGGCAAGTACGCCCGCCACGGTTGGTGACGATGGCGCTGGCGCGCTTCATGACGGGTTCCCAGTCCGGGTCGGTCATGTCGGAAACCAGTACGTCGCCGGCCTGGACCTTGTCCATCTCCGAGACGTCCTTGATGATCCGCACCTTGCCGGCGCCGATGCGCTGGCCGATGGCACGACCTTCCACCAGTACGGTGCCGGTTTCCTTGAGCAGGTAGCGCTCCATGACATTGGCCTGGGTGCGGCTCTTCACGGTTTCCGGACGGGCCTGCACGATGTACAGCTTGCCGTCGTCACCGTCCTTGGCCCACTCGATGTCCATCGGGCACTTGTAGTGCTTCTCGATGGTCATGGCCTGCTTGGCCAGTTCGCTGACTTCGGCATCGCTCAGGCAGAAACGCGCGCGATCGGCCTTGTCGACGTCGACAGTTTTCACTGAGCGACCCGCCTTGGCTTCGTCGCCGTAGATCATCTTGATGGCCTTGCTGCCCAGGTTGCGACGCAGGATCGCCGGGCGACCGGCTTCCAGCGTGCCCTTGTGGACATAGAATTCGTCCGGGTTCACCGCGCCTTGTACGACGGTCTCACCCAGGCCGTAGGCACCGGTGATGAACACCACGTCACGGAAACCCGACTCGGTGTCGAGGGTGAACATCACGCCGGCGGTGCCGGTTTCGGAGCGGACCATGCGCTGCACACCGGCGGACAGGGCGACCAGCTTGTGGTCAAAGCCCTGGTGCACGCGGTAGGAAATGGCACGGTCGTTGAAAAGGGAGGCGAAGACTTCCTTGGCGGCCCGGATGACGTTTTCCACGCCACGGATGTTCAGGAAGGTTTCCTGCTGACCGGCAAAGGACGCGTCCGGCAGGTCTTCGGCAGTGGCCGATGAGCGTACGGCGACGGCAATATCGGGGTTGCCTTCGGAGAGCTTGGCAAAGGCGGTGCGGATTTCGGCGTTCAGCTTCTCGGGGAATTCGGCTTCCATGATCCATTGGCGGATCTGGGCGCCGGTCTTGGCCAGGGCATTGACGTCATCGACGTCGAGGGCGTCGAGCGCATCGTGGATCTGCTGGTTCAGGCCGCTCAGTTCCAGGAAATCACGATAAGCCTGGGCGGTCGTGGCGAAGCCACCTGGCACCGATACACCGGCGCCGGCGAGGTTACTGATCATCTCGCCCAGGGATGCGTTCTTGCCCCCCACATGCTCTACATCATGGACGCCGAGCTTATCGAGGGAAACTACGTACTCTACCAAGGTGATCTCTCCACTAACTGTGTTGGAAAAGCTCAAGAACCGGTAGCTCCAGGGGAGCGAGTCACCGGCGATATGGCCTGGACCTGGAAAATAAGTGAGAATGCGGGCCACGGGCGGCCGGCAAATCGCGCCTATCATATCCAAGAATCGTTACGAGCTCACTAGCTTAAGGCCCAAGGCGCAAATGAAACGATCTGCTTTCTTTATTTCCGACGGCACCGGCATCACGGCCGAAACGCTGGGCCAGAGCCTGTTGGCGCAGTTCGAGAACATTACCTTCACCAAGCTGACACGTCCCTACA
The Pseudomonas marvdashtae genome window above contains:
- the cobA gene encoding uroporphyrinogen-III C-methyltransferase, coding for MNAKVWLVGAGPGDPELLTLKAVRALGEADVVLIDDLVNVAVLEHCPAARVIAVGKRGGCRSTPQAFIHRLMLRYARQGKCVVRLKGGDPCIFGRGGEEAQWLREHGVEVELVNGITAGLAGATQCDISLTLRGIARGVTLVTAHTQDGSSLNWQALAQSGTTLVVYMGVAKLSEIREQLLAGGLAADTPVAMIENASLPHQRDCRSDLASMEADASAFQLKSPAILVIGAVAGAAELPASQRAWARASAL
- the rraA gene encoding ribonuclease E activity regulator RraA, yielding MNHYLTPDLCDAYPDLVQVLEPMFSNFGGRDSFGGEIVTIKCFEDNSLVKEQVELKGNGKVLVVDGGGSLRRALLGDMLAEKAAKNGWEGLVIYGCIRDVDVIAQTDLGVQALASHPMKTDKRGIGDLNVAVTFAGVTFRPGEYVYADNNGVIVSPSPLKMPE
- a CDS encoding OmpA family protein, giving the protein MKLKNTLGFAIGSLIAATSFGALAQGQGAVEIEGFAKKEMFDSARDFKNNGNLFGGSVGYFLTDDVELRLAYDEVHNARTDDGTNVKGANTALDALYHFNNPGDMLRPYVSAGFSDQSIDQNGSNGRNRSTFANVGGGAKLYFTDNFYARAGVEAQYNIDQGDTEWAPSVGIGVNFGGGSKPAAAPVPAPAEVCSDSDNDGVCDNVDKCPDTPANVTVDADGCPAVAEVVRVELDVKFDFDKSVVKENSYGDIKNLADFMKQYPSTSTTVEGHTDSVGPDAYNQKLSERRANAVKQVLTNQYGVESSRVQSVGYGESRPVADNATEAGRAVNRRVEAQVEAQAK
- the nirD gene encoding nitrite reductase small subunit NirD; amino-acid sequence: MNWLDICALEEINILGSRIINGPKGDIAIFRTSDDEVFALDDRCPHKGGPLSQGLVYGKRVACPLHNWQIDLESGQAQAPDVGCAHHHSARVENGRVMLALRDAS
- a CDS encoding mechanosensitive ion channel family protein — protein: MELDLWTQSLVTAMTALWTKIANFIPNLFGALVVLLLGFVVAKLLDTLLSKLLAKLGLDRLMGGTGLTKLLSRGGIQVPISTLVGKIVYWFVLLIFLVSAAESLGLERVSATLDMLALYLPKVFGAALVLLVGVLLAQLANGLVRGAAEGVGLDYASGLGRIAQGLVIIISISVAISQLEVKTDLLNHVIVIVLITVGLAVALAMGLGSREIAGQILAGIYVRELYEVGQQVRVGEVEGQIEEIGTVKTTLLTEEGELVSLSNRILLEQHVSSR
- the sigX gene encoding RNA polymerase sigma factor SigX produces the protein MNKPQSLSTRYDPRDLSDEELVARAHTELFHVTRAYEELMRRYQRTLFNVCARYLGNDRDADDVCQEVMLKVLYGLKNFEGKSKFKTWLYSITYNECITQYRKERRKRRLMDALSLDPLEEASEEKAPKPEEKGGLDRWLVYVNPIDREILVLRFVAELEFQEIADIMHMGLSATKMRYKRALDKLREKFAGIAET
- a CDS encoding zinc transporter ZntB, producing the protein MFEEENAQWGLVHALVLDGKGGARSIARTELDDLQLQAHESLWLHWDRSHPQTHTWLRKSSGLSEFNCDLLLEENTRPRLLPLPNAELLLFLRGINLNPGAEPEDMVSVRIFASAQRVISLRLRPLRATDELLAELVEGKGPKTASELILYMAQYLTNKVQDLVTCLSEIVDSEEEKLDTDERYTPEHDAILHIRRRAAGLKRFLAPQRDIFGQMSRIKLPWFVEDDGDYWNELNNSLTRYLEELELTRERVGLVLEAEDRRLSVRMNRTMYRFGIITGIFLPMSFLTGLLGINVGGIPLSDSPYGFLVACLLMACVALGQWWLFRRLRWV
- a CDS encoding nitrate reductase, translated to MNRQITASTCCYCGVGCGVLIEHDGERILGVSGDPAHPANFGKLCSKGSTLHLTGDLAARALYPELRLGKSLARGRTDWDSALDHAASVFADTIAEHGPDSVAFYISGQLLTEDYYAFNKLARALVGTNNIDSNSRLCMSSAVVGYKRSLGADAPPCSYEDLELSDCVMIVGSNMAYAHPILFRRLEEAKSRRPQMKIIVIDPRRTDTCDLADLHLAILPGTDVALFHGILHLLLWEDWVDRSFIKAHTEGLADLKNLVRDYTPTMVAQLCGISVEQLHQCAEWVGTSPSFLSLWCMGLNQSTAGSAKNSALINLHLATGQIGRPGAGPFSLTGQPNAMGGRETGSLSNLLPGHREAGNPEHRAEVASYWGVEQLPSTPGLSAIELFEQVRSGKIKALWIACTNPAQSMPDQTAVREALQTCPFVVLQEAFRTTETAAFADLLLPAASWGEKEGSVTNSERRISHVRRAINAPGEARPDWAITVDFAQRLEKRLRPNLPSLFAFDAPAQLFDEYKQLTRGRDLDLSGISHALIDQLGPQQWPFPEGATVGTARLYVDGIFPTDSGRARFMAEPYRAAKELRDARYPLTLNTGRLRDQWHGMSRTGTAAQLFGHVNEAVLSLHPDELNRHRLRAGDLVSLKSRRGSVIVAVDSDESVRPGQAFLPMHWGDRFLKGGVNTLTQPAFDPLSKQPELKHSGVRLEPVNLPWQLFALVEGDVQQHLETLRPLCEAFAYVSLSLTGRERPALLIRAASAVAPEPQLLQAIDEQLGLIDGPVLAYDDPRRSIGKRVRIENGRITAIRLAGETLARHWLQNLWLEGRADEQLRRWLLAPLSAPPGNVGATVGGGKTLCNCMNVSQRAICAGIERGLDLQGLKKELGCGTQCGSCVPEIKRLLVATAQPVAAIS